GATTGGTCATATGAGCCAATCGATTGAACGATGAATAAATAGTGGATTTttgtaattcaatcgattgtttatactctccaatcgattgaatgcttgaaaacaaCCTAAGATCTCACAATTCAATTGATTGGTTTTATTACTCAATCCATTGAATTCACCAAAACAATATGGATTtgccaaattcaatcgattggttgtgtATGTGAATTCCAATTCAATCATTGCCATGAGAATTCTAGGATAAGGTTTAgctattgttttttattttagaagcaACTCTTATCTAAtactttaaaaatagaaaaaaaatttactctTCTATATTTGTGATGCTTTTTTTCATAATCTTATTATACAAATGATCTACGAAGATTTGAAAAGTAATTTGTTTATAACTAATTCTGATTCTTGTTGCAGGAAGGGGGAGAATGAACATGATGGTCATTCAGCCTATGGAAGTAGAACTGTTAGGGAACCTAGAGTTGTAGTTCAAACTACAAGCGAAATCGATATTCTTGATGATGCCTACAGATGGAGGAAATATGGACAGAAAGTAGTTAAAGGAAATCCAAATGCAAGGTAATTAACTGATTGAAACAAAGCCCTTTTAATTAATAGTTCTTAGAAGTGtcataaatcttttaaaattgttaACAACATTAGTAACTGATattgttcaatttttttcttcctgCAGGAGTTATTACAAATGCACAGCCCCTGGTTGTTCAGTGAGGAAACATGTTGAGCGAGCCGCGACTAATATAAAATCAGTGATCACAACTTATGAAGGGAAACACAACCATGATGGCCTGCAGCACGTGGCAGCGCAGGTTACAACATGAACAGAAATTCTCTAAATAGAAACAATAGCAATGCACCGGCGCACCAATAAGGCCTGCGGCCGTGAATGGTTATTCTAGCGCGCCGAATTTCACGAATTCACTTTACAATCCTAGGCTTCCGGCCACCGGAACTCAAGAATCATCTTCCCTAGACATGCTGCAAGGCTCTGGACTTTTCGGCTACACGTCTCTTGGAAGATCAATGGGTTCATATGGAAACAATACGCAACTTTCGGATGGTGTATACATCAAGGCCAAGGATGAAAGGAAGGATGACTCATTCCTCGAGTCATTTCTTTCAAAGAACTAAGTTTGGAATACACCACTTTGCAGATGCTATCATGGACATGTTTTTGTATAGCATATAGGATCTTAGTTACTCATAGCAAAAGACAGAAACAGAGAAAGAAGCAAGAATGTTTACATGTATTAGATTAGAGACATAGTGATAGGAAAGTTTGACCAGAAGAAGGTTCTTTAATCAGTTTTGTTGGCTGATGaatacttttattcttttgttgtatttGTTTCACAGAAAGAAAGCGAAAAAGGTTTCTTTTATAAGATTCTAATAGTCGATTACTTTGTAAAATTTGTGCAGTGCTTGCAGTTTTTAGTATTCTATTTCTAATCTTAGCTTTCAAGTTTCAATATAGATTAGTTGAGATTGAAGAGTGGAACTTCGATTAATAATTTGTAGTGACATCATCATTGGGacttcaataaaatttcatTTCATAGTCCTCTTAGGCAACATTACACTGAAAAGAGACTAGTCAAAAACTCACTTGGTCAAAGTTGGAATGTTCAAACCACTAAGATCCAAATATAAAGTCaataatttcattttctatttgaggtataattaataattatattctgtaaagaaataaaatggaaaatCTAGAACTGCTTGTGCCATTACCTTTGGTTTTTGTTCTGCCAAATTGGTTATTAAGAATTAACACCATTAACATAGTCTCAAGAATAGAGCAAAATTCATTTATTTTGGTGTATAGGTAAAAAATCAGTAACTTTCCATATCTCACTGTAATATATGTGATTGGTATACACAATTAAATGAAAGTGTGAAACATTTTTATcgggtaaaaaaataaaaaaaaaatcaatgaaagTTTCATATATAAGGTTGAGTTGATGATAGTTTGAAGCCAGAGATGAGTGCTGACACTGCTAAACaaatgaatgcaaaaatggacATGCAAATGGCTGTACTTGAAGAATCAGTGAATATATTGTCTGAGTTTTCTCTCATTCTGTTTGTTAttggaattgctgaagatgCTGATGATAACAACAGATATGCCATGATCTGCAACCAAAAACAGTAACAACATTTGCCAATGGGTCAAGTTGCTAATTAACTATTCATTGTTCCTCAATGGCAGTTGGCAAATACATAAACATGAATATGATGATTGGAAGGTAAAACAGGGTTTTGAATGAAGAGTTGTGTAAAAGATTTGATTAATTCAAAATGAAGACTCTACCAACTTCCACAAGTGAAAGACTTATATTAATATCAGACTCATTAATATTGTGGACTCATNNNNNNNNNNNNNNNNNNNNNNNNNNNNNNNNNNNNNNNNNNNNNNNNNNNNNNNNNNNNNNNNNNNNNNNNNNNNNNNNNNNNNNNNNNNNNNNNNNNNNNNNNNNNNNNNNNNNNNNNNNNNNNNNNNNNNNNNNNNNNNNNNNNNNNNNNNNNNNNNNNNNNNNNNNNNNNNNNNNNNNNNNNNNNNNNNNNNNNNNNNNNNNNNNNNNNNNNNNNNNNNNNNNNNNNNNNNNNNNNNNNNNNNNNNNNNNNNNNNNNNNNNNNNNNNNNNNNNNNNNNNNNNNNNNNNNNNNNNNNNNNNNNNNNNNNNNNNNNNNNNNNNNNNNNNNNNNNNNNNNNNNNNNNNNNNNNNNNNNNNNNNNNNNNNNNNNNNNNNNNNNNNNNNNNNNNNNNNNNNNNNNNNNNNACgctctaaattaaaaataggaaaaataatattacatatctaaggttttttataaattaagtctaactaaattaaataataagacttaaaataatattaattataactgatttttgttatttaaactaacttaattagacttagttaacaaaaaaatttggatgtataacattattcttaaattaatatttctaaataaaaaattaagacgACTAACTTTTGTAAGTATAATACTTACACTTAATTAGCCCTACGATCACTCACTCATATAAATGAcgctatcatatttttcatctcttAAATTTACTAACACTCATAATAATGAGagaattttttgaaacaaacaCTAAATATTTTGGTTCATGCAGAGATAGATAACAACATACATATGAAGCTTTTATATAGGCAAAcctttataataaaataataatttttataacaaCTAAGTACTAGTTGTCATAATTCAAGAAACATGTAGAAACTTTGACTAGTCAATTCCTTGTTCAATTTAGTTTCAAATTCTTAATCATCAATCTTGAAGCttccaattcatgatttttcattcTTCTAATATGGAGATGATGAGTGCAACTTGTATtcaattccaattcaatttgattttgaacttCTTCAATGTTCTAGTATATTGTAGTTGTACTACTTTCTTGAATattcttgatttaattttctaacaTAGTTCTATCCAAtaagttatttaaaattataatatttttattctttttatcttGTATCATTTGGAGATTATCCAACATTGACATAAgactttaaaaaaattggatCATCTCAATCTTTTTTACCTGAGGATATAAAATATGAGATCTCACTATATATTCcgtaaataaaaacaaaagaaaatatgagaaaaatattgaaatattagaaaaaaaaaattatattttatattttttccttaaaataattaactaaactTTTCTCCTATAATTTTCCTCTTTCTCGTTTATTCTGTCTTCAACCAATTAATAGGTTAGATAAGGTTGTAGTATTTGGTACTTTACTTACTATAAGTATCACATCTTGCCCATTCATTTCAACTCCATATCAACGTCACCGGATCTTAAAAGAACTTTGATTTGACAAGAATGATACGCTCACATTGCACCATGCTACTAATTCTCTTAAATTCCGAGAGACTGAAGGGAATTATAGGCAAcccaaattcaaaaaaatgcgTTGATGTATTCTAACGGCATCTGATACATCAGATGAACATCATCAAAAATTTTCTCGGAGATGCGCATACAGTGAAACAAATGGGACAGAAAAATGGATTATACCTTCTTGCTTTAAAACTTTGATAAGTACACAGAGTAAAAGATTCATATACTCGTATTTTCCCTCatgtaaaattataattttgctCATAGTCAATTTATCTAAAGCCGCTATCGATGTTTATTTTGCATTTGCAAATGAACAAAGAGCATATGCCCATATATGATAATGGAAAGACTGAAAATATAAAGGGCAAAACAAAAGGATAAACAAAGAGAAGATACAAGTACTTTGCCACTTGCTAGCCTATTTACCGCACAGGTTGCTGATTGTAGTGAGTCGCCTTATCTTTTCTCTTTGCCACGGCAAGCCTTGCACTCCTAGCAGCAGCATCCATCTCcttgattttttcttcttcacagATGCAACTTTCTTATGCCGCTCTTTCACGTCAGTTACAGGTGCATCCTCTGCCTTCCCTGTTCCAGCAGTTTTCGTAGTTGTCTTTCCATCAGCCACAGAATCAGGCAGGTTTTGCGATTCTTTCTGCTCCTTTGAAGAtttgtccttcttcttcttctttgcattTTTGCTTTCACTGGTGGCATTCTCCTTCTTTTCTAACTCACCATTGCGATCCTCAACCTTCTTCTCAGCACTTGAATTTTCCAGGACAGGTAAAAGATTCCAAGTAAGAAATTTCTATATAATCAGTCATCTTAGCAGGGCTTGCAAATGTATTGGCGAATGTTTGCATGAGCAAGTTCAAGCCTCAACTTAAtactttagatatttaaatagcaTTCTTGTAGCCAACATGGTtaaatcaataacaaattcCGAAAAGATAGATACCTCCTTGAAAGAACTAAGATAATTATAATatcttttttccttcttttttctttttttttcacaagatCAAAAACATCATATTACCATGGGAGTCAGCCTGGCTTCCGGGTTCTTTTTGCAATCCTAGCTCTGCTAAAACAGCTTCAAGctcctttttcttcaattcCTTCTTTGAAAGTTGCTCTTCAGTTTCCTAGGTAGACAACGAAGGTTCATGAGGCTTCTTAACAACAGTTTCAGGTTCTAAGGGAATATCCGGCCATTTCTAACTGTCTCCCCAATCATTCTATGTAGTACATCAACAACAAGTACAAACAAGAATGGAGATAAGGGATCACCTTGTCTCATACCTCTTTCCATCTTGAACGGCTTAGTTGGTGAGCCATTTATCAAGACCAACATAGAAGTTGTGCCTACGCACTTCATAACCCACTCTCTCCACCTTCGCCTCAAACCCATTTTCTGCATAACAATGTCCACAAAGTTCTATTTGACCCTGTTGTAAGCCTTTTAAAAGTCCAGTTTGATTATTGctacttccttttttttttcatttttagccaatatataattttacttgcAATAAGAACCCCATAATGTATTTTTCAACCTTTGACAAATACACTCTGCATCTCTCCAACTAGGTCTAACATAACTAATCTCATTCTCCTGACTAATACCTTAGAGATCACCTTATACATAACCAACTATGCTAATTGGTCGAAGATTCTTAATCGTATCTTTTTCATTTAATGCGTAAATGGTAGTGCTACGCTAAGGACATATATAGTGAAAAGAGAtgacaaaaaggaaaaagggaTAAAGCAAAGCATGCATGTTATTTTCCACTAAGTAGACATCAGAAAATGTAAACAACGTAAATGTCGTGCTACATCTCAGATGCactaaacatgaaaaaaacaTAAGtataaggaaataaaataattttagttaaacTATGCTGAAGGACACGTTTACTATCGCCTATATACTTTTCTCAACGAAATAACATGGCCGAATGTATATGAGAGGTTTCtattacaacaacaacaacaacaaagccttgtcccactaagtggggtcagctacatgaatcaaacgacgccattgtgctctgtcatgtatcatgtctacagagagaccgtttacatgtagatctcgtttgaccacctcatagatggtcttcttaggtcttcctctgcctttcgccttttatccatcttccatctcatccaccctcctgactggatgttctattggtcttcttctcacatgtccaaaccacctgagatgcgatttaaccatcttttccacaatgggtgctactccaactctctcccttatatcttcattccttattttatccaatcgcgtatgaccactcatccatctcaatatcttcatctctgccacactcagcttatgttcgtgctcctctttagccgcccaacactccgtaccatacagcatagccggtcttatggCGGTgtgatagaatttacctttaagttttaaaggcacttttttgtcgcatataaaaccagatgcactccgccattttgaccaacctgcttggatcctatgatttacatcctgttcaatctctccattatcctgtatgatacatccaagatacttaaaacttttaacttttcttaggatgttttctccaatcttcacctctatattggggttttcccttctcagactgaacttacattccatatattccgtcttgctacggcttatgcgtagaccatacacttctaaagcttctctccataactcctacttcttatttaggtcttcccttgactttcccataaggacgatatcatcggcaaacagcatgcaccatggcacaggctcttggatgtgctctgtgagtacttccaaaactaatgtgaaaaggtatggacttaaggatgatccctggtgtaatcctataccaatagggaaTTCCTCCGTCATACccccttgagtcttcacactagttgtggccccatcatacatgtctttaattgcccgaatatatgcgatccttactctcctcttttctaaaaccttccataagacctctcttggtaccctatcatacgctttttccaaatcaataaacaccatatgtagatctcttttattactacgatacctctccatcatccttcttaataggtatatcgcttcagtggtagatcttcctggcataaatccaaattggttctctgttacttgtatctcttttctcaacctccgttctatcaccatTTCCCATAACTTTatagtatgactcataagcttaatCCATCTATAGTttccgcaactttgtatatctcccttattcttgtagataggtaccaatgtgctctttctccactcatcaagcatcttctttgaccttaaaatctcattaaaaataaaaagttgtttAACCAACTGATGTCTTTCTTTCTAAGGTCCTTCCAAACTTCAATCGGAATATTATTGGGTCTTACTgtcctgccatttttcatctgctttagagtTTCTTTTATCTCGAAGTCTTAAATCTTTTGACAATAGTCGacgttttgatcttcttcccttgaGCATAACCGACCAAGGCTCGAAAGAGTCTTCTGTCCTTCATTAAATAAATCGTAAAAGTAGTTCTTTCACATTTCATTGATCTTCTCATTTTGAGCCAAAACCTTTCCGTCTTTAttctttatgcacttaacctgatccaagtttcttgttcttctttcatggtcttttgcgattctatatatacatttttctccTTCCTCTCATATGCTattgttcttgcttcacttacagccatttttgtctctttcttagccgtTTTATAATTTTTCCAATTATCTGCATTGCGGCACAAAAATCACTCTTATTTTtgcctttatcttttcttgtacactcgcattccaccacTAGGACTCATTGTCTCTTAAAGTTCTATCCTTCTAGATTCCAAAACTTTCGtttgctgttcttctaataattTCTGctatctccctccacatcttcTCCGCGCTTTCATCCCTTTTCTACTTTgcctcttctgttatctgtctTAGAAAGTTTCTTTGTTCCT
The genomic region above belongs to Arachis duranensis cultivar V14167 unplaced genomic scaffold, aradu.V14167.gnm2.J7QH unplaced_Scaffold_40512, whole genome shotgun sequence and contains:
- the LOC107472291 gene encoding LOW QUALITY PROTEIN: probable WRKY transcription factor 33 (The sequence of the model RefSeq protein was modified relative to this genomic sequence to represent the inferred CDS: inserted 2 bases in 2 codons), with the protein product MIYEDLKSNLFITNSDSCCRKGENEHDGHSAYGSRTVREPRVVVQTTSEIDILDDAYRWRKYGQKVVKGNPNARSYYKCTAPGCSVRKHVERAATNIKSVITTYEGKHNHDXPAARGSAGYNMNRNSLNRNNSNAPAXPIRPAAVNGYSSAPNFTNSLYNPRLPATGTQESSSLDMLQGSGLFGYTSLGRSMGSYGNNTQLSDGVYIKAKDERKDDSFLESFLSKN